From the Hevea brasiliensis isolate MT/VB/25A 57/8 chromosome 15, ASM3005281v1, whole genome shotgun sequence genome, one window contains:
- the LOC110661813 gene encoding uncharacterized protein LOC110661813: MLSLPPNAQPLFSFAKKNNPYFRVKTPVTQMTSQPLTNHREGAEIYHGESLCKQKSLDLLQEIRLPMGLLPLDDIVEVGYNRTTGFVWLKQKNRKEHKFRAIGRNVSYDKEVTAFVEDRRMRRLTGVKSKEFLIWVTISDIYVDSGDTKKITFGNPTGISRTFPVSAFELEEEEKK; the protein is encoded by the coding sequence ATGCTTTCCCTTCCACCTAATGCTCAGCCCCTATTTTCCTTTGCGAAAAAAAATAACCCCTATTTTCGAGTGAAAACTCCAGTTACCCAAATGACGTCTCAACCATTAACAAATCACCGAGAAGGAGCGGAGATCTACCACGGCGAGTCCCTCTGCAAGCAGAAGTCCCTCGACCTCCTCCAGGAGATCCGCCTCCCCATGGGCCTCCTGCCCCTTGACGACATCGTTGAGGTTGGCTACAATCGCACCACTGGGTTCGTCTGGCTCAAGCAGAAGAACAGGAAAGAGCACAAATTCCGTGCAATTGGACGCAACGTGTCGTACGATAAGGAGGTGACGGCGTTCGTGGAGGACCGGCGGATGCGGAGGCTGACTGGGGTGAAGAGCAAGGAGTTTCTGATTTGGGTTACGATCTCTGATATCTATGTGGACTCTGGCGATACTAAGAAAATAACTTTCGGTAATCCAACAGGGATATCGAGGACTTTTCCAGTGTCTGCCTTTGAGCTagaggaggaggagaagaagTGA